The Vigna unguiculata cultivar IT97K-499-35 chromosome 1, ASM411807v1, whole genome shotgun sequence nucleotide sequence TCAATGCCCAAATTCCCACGGGAAAGAATAATACCATCTGCTTCTTGTAGAATTTCATCAAAGTGGGTCAATCCCTAGAAAACAATACAGGTGTGCATATGCTGTTCAATCAGAACTCTGACAGGaatttaatttacataaaaaaaaaactaaattttgcagtaaattatgaaaaaatgaagttCACCTCAACATTTTCAATCTTTGCAAATATATGAGTCTGGCTTAGATCTCCTAACTTAGAAAGGAATTCACGGGCCTGCATTTCAAGCACACTAGAGGTTTTTAATAGAAAACCTGAAACAGctctagaaaataaattaaatgaccAATTATGAACTCCAAAAAACTAAACAGAGCAAAGAATGTGGAAGACAAATTACCTGGCGAACATCTTCAGCATGCCTAGTATATGACAATGatagaaaatcaattttgttttttacgcCCCAGGTGCTTATAACCTGGCAAGGAAAAAATAATAGCCCAAAACTTCAAAAAATCCTATGTTTAGGCACATACAAACTATACATATTTGATGATAAGTGACTCGTTCAAACATGCAAgtaaaaaaacagaaattaccTCCTTGTCTTTATCAGTGAGGGTAGGCAAATCAATATGAACCTGAGAGACATGCAAAGTGAACAATGACCCTGCTAACGTTGCTGAATTCTTTATAGTACAAACAACGTCCTGACCTGTAACTTCGGACACCTGCATAGTTTCAGCATAACTACTCAACATGCATGTAGGACTTCAACTATTCCTACTTAAGTCAGCCTATGCCATTGACACAGATTGAAAATATCAACAAAGTTTTAATTTCAAGTATATGAAGAAAATCACAATATAACTAACACAAATGGTTAAcaaagattataaaaaatagaagaacaCGCACAATAACAAAAACAGAAGAGGGCTCATTAGAATAAATTGTCTTTTGTAACCAACTCACCTCTAGCCATACAGAAGTAGTTTCACTTCCCGTGAACAAGTATTGACCAACAAAAATTGTGTCGCCCTTCTTAATCGACTGTGAACAATCCAAACAAGATTAGGGTTTAAACCAAATCAAGCGTTGCATTAGGAAAAATGGAAACGAGTCCACATAATGAGTTGCAATAATCATGTAGCGAAGAGAGTAACAAATTACAATTCGATCAAGGGCCCTCCAAAGAAAAATCATGCAAATGCAATTTACTACTAATAAGTTCTAACACCGTAAGCAAGAGCAAAATTGCTAAACACTGGCAAGAAGGTGCAATAGACTCCAAACCAAGTACTATCACATGCAATGAAGAGTAAAAATGACAAAACTAAACCACTCAGGTTAATATTCCAAGAAAATATGTACATGAAAAGTAAGTCTTAAAATCCTAACTCGGTCTCATAATCAACTCGTAAGATGAACGTTGTTTTccaattatgttattttggtcTTATCACTAGCAATGTAGAACTAAACCACCAGCAGCCTTGAGACTGCAATTTGGAAATCCCCAAAGAGGCCAAAATTAAGGGTGCTAGGGGTGATCAGAATCAAGACACTTTCCAATAGTAAGTCAATCACAGAATATCACGACAAGACTATAGTGAACCTTTGCCAGCTCATCAAAATTGATAGGCAGTATCTCTGAAGATGCTTCTTGTCCCCGGTCAGGAGTCAGAACAACCTGAGCATCAGCCTGGAGCGAGATAGATTTCTCACTTTTGTTAACAACCTGCATCTCTGCTCCCACCGTGTCTAGCATTACCTGTTAAAGACAACAATTGAGTAGTAACCAACCAACACTCAGCACCCTTTCCATTAAATCCACAAATTCAGCAAGAAACCTAATCAATAGCAATGCATGCATGAATAAATTGGAGGGACAAAAATAGATATCCCCCACGCGCTCAGCAAAATCATAATTCCAACGAAACGGACAACAAAGATGTGAAACACAAGGGTTTCGTTGGTAACTTCTAACCTAAGCAATCAAACATTTTGAGAACATCTGAACCAAAAAAGGTAttaagcaagaaaaaaaaaggaaaaagaaaaactcacaGCACAGAGTTTCTTAGTAGATTTGATAGCggttttcaaattctccaaaGTCTCCTGGTGATATTCAGGACCGCCCCAAGAGAAGTCGAAACGAGCCACTACAgcagaaaaatagaaaaatcatcCAACAACAAATAAGCGCTTAGCAAACGGTGGAGAAtcagaaaaaaagagagaaatatCAGAACAACAATGaagcaaaaggaagaaaaataaatacctGACATTCCAGCTTTAAGGCAAGCAGAAATAACCTCGACCGATCGAGATTTCGGCCCGAGCGTACCAACAATCTTCGTCATTGCAGGAAAAAAACTctgaaaatgcaaaataaattcaaaaaacaaacaaataacacaaatgaaaaaaaaaagacgacCAAGAAGAAGAAGTTACTGACGGCCTTAGATGGTTCAAGAATGGAAAGCATACGAATGGGTTCCTCGAGAAGTAAGTGACTGGAATGCATCTTCGCTTCTTTTCCACGCAAACACAGAGTATGAGAGCGAAGAAGATGAAGTTATATGAGCACAAGGAGTTTGCGAATATGCTGCACACTTATAATGCCCTTTTAAACCGCTTTTTTGGTTTGTAGCTCTTTCTGGCGTAGAAATTGTTTGTCCTTAGTCCAAGAAAGAAAAATCTGAGAGGCGACGATGACCTTTTGTAAAACAAACTTCCCCTGTAAAATAACTCCACCGTTACACgtctattataaattttaattattttcaattcaaaaataaattaatttaaacttattatttttttcccaTCTTTATTAAATCTTTGGTTTGGACATCCCTGTAGGAATTCGGAAGCATGGGAGAAACCGAAAAGGTGCAGTGCAGCACACGGTATTCAAGCTAGGAGTGCGCTAAAGCTGCAATTTCGGAATTAAATCAATTTTCCCAAGTTCTTtacattctaaaatattatttattaaataagataatattaaaCTAAAGTCAAACAAAGCGTTAAATTTTTCTAACAAGTGCAGTGTgattaaattttggttaaaaaaaatacacggACATAAGGtttattttgtgtttatttaAGTTGCTTTGATTGGATAGAAAATTCGAAGGCCCAGCTTTTCACAGTGGCACCCGGAATTGCGAGGCCCAtctaattcttaattaaatgtCAAATTCTGTGGGTGGCGCTTTCCACTTATGACTTCATTCATTTACTTTTATCGATTTTGTAAAGAGTAAAAGCTAAAATTAATCCGATGAAAATTTCACTTATTGCTTATCTATTGTTTCGTTCGAcccttttataaataaaatcttataacAACATAACAAAAACTTATGACAATATTTTCTAAGaatgtatattttgaaaacattttccAAGCATCTCAATATTACACTATTCTGAAACAAGTTTCATACCTAGTTAGTTTAGTTTCTTAAGTACTTTTCATTAtcactttaatttttgtaaattttaatttagacttttgatattttaacgAATAAagcattattaatattaataaaataaaatgaaatacgTAAATACATGTTAGCTGAATTTAATTCAACGGATTAgtagattatttttattattaacaatttaatattaattaaagaattatttattatatatatatatatatatataaaataaataattctttaattaatagtaaatataaaacagaatgttaaaataaataatatatatatattctatattatttatatacatttttagccaataaaaaaaaatcacattgaACTTTTCTAAAGCCTTTCATTACTGTACCAAAAATGGTTTGGCGGAAACTTCAGAATACTTGGCAAAATAGGAAAACTTAAAGTGTGGTAATGGTTAAGGTCATACAAATAATTAATGATGTATTAGTTGGCCTTAACAATTACCATAGCATGCTTTAAGCAGGACCATATGTGCTTCCATTACGATGGAATCTTGAGTTCAAACTTCCCAGAAAAAAACTTCAAatcataattttcatattaGGTTTCATAATCAATATTCACCGATTTTGACCAACAGTtttaaaaagtcaaaataatatatttttaattactgttagtaatacaataaaaaataatacataatttatataaatgtaattataaataaaattacagaTATTTAAAGATTGACTTTTGATGTTTAGGattcttttaattcattaataattaaatcaaaaccaaattgtttagttatttttttaatgtaagtATGAACATGTTCCtaataatcaatataaattCTCAGATGTGTAATTTCcgaatcttaaaaaaatttctctTATTAAACAATATGACTATTAATATCATGTTTAGGTTAGTAATGAGTAACTTATCTGAAGGaacatataaaacaatttaaacttttgaaatataatattttgatgtGTAAATTTGGTTTAAGTAAGTTTTAAATTCATGATAATTTTGGATATGTTCAAATGAGTTTTTGATGTGAAGATATGCATAAATCAACGATAAATACATACTATTTTTGGTTGGACTCTAACCgcattcatattattatttatgttgatCTTTGATGCACCTCATTATCACAAAAGATAACTTTCTCATCGCACTTCTTTCTCCCACTCTTGAAACCATGTAAAAGCTTTTTAGTGTTTTTGCTTGCAATAAtctatatacatttttttttctaaaattctttactttttctatcattttttttatcaattttttaacgAGTGAAAAGAATGTAGACAAATTTGGAGATTTATTGATgttgaatcattttttttaattatagaagtTGAATTTGAGGGTAAAAGTTGtcacataaataataattaaattattaaatcataAAAGAATAATGTGACGATAAAGAAATAAGATAACAtaccaaataaaaattacataatccaaataataagaaaattaaataaatagacttaatttaaaaagtataaattttgttaatactGAATGGACCACCAAATTTTATTAGAcacattttcaatattttcataacttaaaaattagttaaaggtataaattataaaatttaacatatttgttttaatgTCATTGGTAGGTTCATGTGATGGAATACTTTTCACGGACTTTTGTTCAATAAGGGATGATTTTTttacacttttaatttttttttcttacatctttaaattataattctataaactattatttcattgtaatactttatttatatttattattactattattttgatataatattttattaataatagtgGTGAATATAGATAAGAAAGGGTGTAaaaagttttttgttttattccaATAGGCCCATTGGGATGTTACTGGCATCTCTGCTTAGGAGGAGGCATAGTTTAGGAGAACCCAAAGCGACAGTGTACACAAACGCGTTCATGGCCATAGATTAATTGATTTAAGAGAATTAACAACAGCATTTCACAAAGAAAGCAAGAATCAAGAAACACAAGAGAGAGACGATAAACTAAAAacgaggaggaggaggaggagcatGCATGACACAGTAATAAGTTAGTGCAGCAATCATAACAAAGAACGCCGTTACGATTAAGCAAGGCCATCTTCGGTGGTGGGAAGCGACGGCGAAAGCGAATTGCGTGACCGTGCCTCATCGTAATCCTCTCCCAGAGGAGACTGTTCCACCCTCAGATCCTCAACcatcttcacaacctccatcataCTCGGCCTCTTCTCCGGTTGCGCCGCCACGCACGCCACTCCCACGTGCAGCATCGCCACCAACTCCTCCTCGATGTTCTTGTACCGCAACAGCTCCTCGTCGAACACCTCAGCGGTCCACTCCTCCTTCACCACCGACCGAACCCACTTCGGAAGATCCACCTCACCCTCATCCTCCACGCGTGGACGCGCCGCGGAATTAGGGTACTGAGTCGACGGCGCCCTTCCCGTCAACACCTCCAACACCAACACCCCGAAAGCGTACACGTCAGCCTCCTGCGACAGCTTCTTTACTTCAACCTGTTCCGGCGCTCTGTACCCTCCCAACCGCGCGATCGCGTGAACCGGGTTCAACAGCAGCGATAACCCGAAGTCGGAGATCAAAGCGACGCCGTTTTTGTCGAGAAGCACGTTGGAGGATTTGACGTTCCCGTGGGGTATCTTGGACGCGTTGTACTCTGCATGAATCCTAGCCAACCCTCTGGCCGCACCTAACACCAAGCTTATTCTCGTTGTCCAATCCAATGGAATCCTTCCAGGTCCACGGTTACCTATCGTTATTATCAAAACGTTAAAATTCAGCTAACCCTAATAAATTACAGTATATTAGAGGAATAAACCAACCATGAAGAAGAGCATGCAAGCTTCCATTGGGGAGATAATCATACACAAGAAGCTTTTCTTCTTTGGCATAGTAATAAGCTCGGAGTCTAACAATGTTGGGGTGTTTGAGCTTCCCTACAACGTCCATGTACTGTTCAAACTCGTTTCTCTCGCAGGGGTTTGCGTCTTTCAGTCTCTTCACTGCGACGGTGCAGCCATCGTCGAGGACCGCTCTGTAAACCGTTCCCAAGCACCCTTTTCCCAGCATCTCCGCCGATGCTCGAAGCAGATCCTCCAACTCAAACTGGTTCCTCCTATCGAAAAACACCAGCTTGCTTCGTTCCGTCTCGGTGTTCGTCCCATCGCTATCTCTATCGAAATTCCCACCATTTCCATACACCTTCTTCTCGCTCCCAGAACTACTCCCACTCTTCCTCTTCCCACTCTCGCTCCCCATCGCCGACCCATAGCCTCCCCCTTCCCTCGCGCAGCAGTGAGCCACCACGAACGAAATCGCCACCAGCACCGACACGGAAACCGCCACCACAATGGCCACTATGACACCCGCCCTCAGACCTTTCTTCTTCGGGGTGTCAGAGAGAGTCACGCTGCTTGTTTGAGGGAACGAACTCGGTTTTGAAGGAACGGTTATTGTGGTCTCCGTGTCTGGTTCGGTTTCGGAACATCTGGGCAACGGGGTGGACCCACATAGAGCGTGGTTTCCGGAGAAGCTGGCGTTGCCGAATTTTGAAAGCATGGAATCGGGAACGTGGCCACGAAGTTCATTGTTGGTTACGTTGAGTTGGGTGAGGTTTAGGAGTGAAGCAGAGAGGTCGGGGACGTGGCCGGAGAGGGCGTTGTTCTGCAACCGAAGAGTGAGAAGGTGGGTTAGTCTGGCGACTTGGTCGGGGATTGGACCGCGGATGTTGTTGTCGGAGATGTCAAGGCGGAGAAGGAGGCGGAGGGAGGATATATGCGGCGGAATCTCGCCGGAGAAGTCATTGTGGGAGAGGTAGAGGAGTTCGAGGGCAGTGCAGTTTAAGAGTGGGTAAACGGTACCGTTTAAGCGGTTTTCATGGAGGTCGAGGAAGCGGAGGTATAAAAGTGGGGAGAGAGAATCAATTGGGCCACGGAGGTTGAGGGAAGGAAGCGAGAGGCCCACAACTCTGCCGTTTGGGGAGCATTCCACGCCAAGCCACGCGGCGGAGCAGGCGTCGCCTCCGGTCCAGTTGGAGAGAAGGTTGCCGTGGGTGTCGGTTTGGAGGCGGAATTGGGTGAGGGCGAGTGTATCATTTTGCCATGCACTCTCTGCAACACAGAAAATAGCGAAGGCCAATGCCAATGTCAATGGCAACAATGGCAGTGACAGGTTTATGGAAGAAGGGTGTTTCATGTTATGGTGTGGGAAGGGAGCAAGAATGGTTATGGTGGTGTTTTTAATTTGAGATGGAGTGAGAAGGAAAACGTAGCATGATTGGAGAGAGTGAGTGATTGAGGAAAAGTGTTgcagtgttattattataagtccCTGAGAGGTAATTAGGACTAATGTGATGATTAAAGTTTGTGGGATTTGGAAAGGGTGGTACCGTTTATGATTGCTGTTGTCGCTTACTCTCACAATTTAATTAATGCTTTGTTCTTTTGCTTGGCCTTATTACGCTAAAGAGAATGAGTTCCTCAGTTATTACACAACCATGTTAATCCCCAGTTAGTGAATTTGGATCCCACGTTGGTTGAGATGTGGACCACTATGTGTTGACAATGGATGCAATTAACATGTGCAACTTTTAAAGGATTCATCCCTCTCATGataatttgttaaatatgtttttcatcgGATAAACAGAGTTTAATACGAGAGATGTTCTCTGATTTCCTTGAATCTGAGTAAAAAGTGTTACTCATAATGATAATTAACATAgtaactaattatatatatacacaaacaTATGTGTGTGTGAGTAGAAGAAAGTGCTCATTATTTGGTTTGGCCACTGCTACTTTTTCCATgttgaggaagaaaagaagggtCCTCTGCTTTAAGTCATAAACAAGCAAAGTTTTTCTCACATCACACCCTCAAGTCAGGCATAGAATTGAATGATAAAGATGCAAATGGCAGGGACATGACTGGAATTAAAGCTTTAGTTTCACGACCAAAGTTGACCTAGCTAGTCAAAACACACCAAATATAGTACACAACTTGTTCCAATCACTTTGATATTTGAAATTGTCGGTTCCCACAACAGTACAAACCCTGACCAACcaattacttctttttctttccgaTTACTGTTCTTTTCAGAGCTTTATTCTTCTTATTATACCGAAAAATTGCAGAAATTTGTGAAATAGCAAAAGcttatttaacccttattttaattttataatttgatgatTGATGATATAAGATGATGGTGTGACGGGTAAATGGCACATGGGTGGGGGCAATGTTATTGCTTCCCATCACCATTGGAAACCTTCAGAAGAGTTTCCACCATTCTGGTAATGTATGTTGTCCCAAAAAGTGAGGGAATTATTTCAGCTTTTCTCTCTTTCACTCTTCATTACCCTCTAAAGCAAAAGCCTTCAGAAAAGAAGAGAGTTTGAAGCCGAGATTGGCGCTCCAAATTTAAAAGTAGTCTTaacattttctaaatattaacacaccttttatattagtttatcaTTGGAAACTGGGGCAAATAACAGAATCTGAATTTTAACAACTTTCActctagataaaaaaaaaaaaagcaaagcTGAAATTTTAGTCTGCAAGGTCTCTGTTTTAGCATTTTGGCCACATTATTTTGTAGTGTACACAGGCATATAGATACATACATATGACAGAAAATACTTCTACTGTGGGAATAGAGACCCCAGAAACTGTGTCAGATTGTAAGGGTTATtgatttacatataaaatttgtGACAGGCATGCAAAAACATATACAGACAAAGGTTGTCGCAATTCTACTGTCTTTGATTCTGTTCATTGGGAAGGTAAGTTGCATGCCGTTTAGTATAGCCCTTACAGTTTCAGAATATTCAGAGCACAATTCAGATTTATACGTAAATAGTATAATCAAATAGAAGAATGCATGGTTTTTGAATATTTGCTTTCACTCTTTTTCTGGGTCTGAATATATCTAATTGTCCAATGAAGTGTTTGATTGAACCTTGCTAAAGAagtctctttttttcttttaattgatgGGATACTATCTATCCCCTACTAATTGTGGCTTTAGAAGAGTTTAAgtatccataaaggaaacaagtTTGACTCTGATGATAAAAGAGTGAGAGAAGTGTTGTATCAATCTTCTTAGAAAAAAGTTACGCTTCTACCATAATTAGCTAGATAATAGAAAGATAATCATCCAAGTTAGGTGAGATTGAGATAGATCAGCTGTATAAAAAAAGTCACAGTATTCCTAATGGAGTTAGTTGTGCTAGATtaggttttgttatttttcttatgatttttCACATTAAAAGTTTTACTATATATTGAACTTGAAAGTGCAGAACAGTATAAAAGTATGAACAATGAAGCAACATTCAAGAAACTACAAAGATGAAATAAATGTAAATTGCAGAAGTCTAGCAAGAAGATAAGAACTTGAAGAAACTGAGACAGAAAGTTGGTGAACAAAGACAAGAGCAAGTTGATTTCGTTAGCTTTTTCAACTTTAGGTGTTTACAAACTATTacaatatttctaaattttttcaacctaaaaaaaatgtaaaatgtatttttttttaattgtgacatCTACATTACACTTGTCAAAAGTAAACTTTTCTCTATTTgcaaaaatacttttaaataagtCGTTAATAACTtccatttttattcttataactTTCTTTAATGAGTTTATAAAGAGTTACTTCCTCTTTCTATCAATAACATCGCATCCCAATTCCAATACCTCTCTattcaaatacatttaaaacTACAAATTCTGATAGGTTCTaaatagggatgtcaaaatgggGCGGGTAAGGTCTGGGTAGTAGCTCTTCTATACCCTACCCGCTAGATAAATATCTGtcccgtacccatatccatatCTGTCGGGTATCCATTGTGCGGGtatccgtctatttttttcatatctacGGGTATCCaaggatacccgcgggtatatgcaaaattatttaaaaaacaaatatttaatcataaattctaataaaataaaataaaatacattattgtcaaaaattttaaataaagttcaaataaactcaaattgatacaagtccaaataattgtaaaattaaatataaaatgacgttcaacataatggaaattctttaattagtgctttgacCAACAAACTCACTTATTCTGATTGgttcctgaaaaataaacaaaataagcaaataataaacctcTATTGTCACAtgccaaatattcttattttgattccatcatttgacaacaagcataccattgtctatataaggtttgatgcatatgcccaatttcaaataaagaaaagagaagaatgtcaggGGTGTAAGTTTAGCGAGTATGAGTatcacgggtacggatactatgatacccgtagcTGTTccattaacatgcgggtatcaaaactACTCGTACTCACGGGTAgcaggtatccatttttaatatttgttttctaccCGTTGCGAATTTTATCCGCAGATACTCGCaggtacggatatttttgacattACTAGTTCTAAACCTTTGGGTTTACATCATAGTACTGCGccacaaaaaatgaaattgaaggCATTATAAGAGATGATAGAAGACACTAAAAGTCACGCCTATCTAAATTAtgattacattttcttttttaccaTTAATAATTGAGGATCATTTCAGtttcaatgtgtttttctttttcactttacaTGTAGAGTTTTCTAAAATAAGACAATGTAATCTTCATTTTCTAGTGTTCATTATTGGGTTTTATAAGTCTTTTGGGCTTTTTCTGTTCGTTTATGGCCTTTTTCATTTTTCCGTTTTCTGTTGTTCTTATATTGGGCTTATGAGTAAAGTGTTAGAAGacgatattttttattatgttttacgttctaataatattcttttcttttgcaGTAATATGGTACCAAAGAAATAAATTAGACCTTTTTGTTTTCGTCTCTCAAATTTTGCATAATCATAGTGCTACGAGTTTATTGGGTACCCTCCGAATTACTTCAAGAATAATCCATTAATGTTGTTAATCAAGTTGAttctttcactattttttcTACTTATTTACTCCTACTCAACGTCAACAATCGATTAATTTCCTTTCTAAAAAAACTCACATCTGATACTACCTCTAGTGATATTGCCACTAATGTGGTAGGTAACCACAACAAATTCTCCtcttttaaaaattcttttagttgaattttgaattttcgtGCAACTTCACATATATGTTGTTTCTCACATCTTTATCATAGTTATACTATTGTTTCTGGTTTTTATGCGTTGCTTCTCAATTCTATGCGTGTAAAAATTGAAGATATTGATAGTATCAGGCTCAATCAAGACATATCCCTCTATAATGTTCTGTATATACCACCTACTTTTGGTTTCAATCTTTTATCCATAACTGCTTTGGTTGCTACAAACTACTGGAGCCTAATTTCTCAAGATAATGATCGGTAAAATGTTATGGATCTAACATTTTTCATTGAAGGTTGactctatatatataaaaatgtctTATATGTTTTTGTAATCCTTGGTCTTTTTTACCATTCGTATAAGATCTTATGACATT carries:
- the LOC114163662 gene encoding pyruvate kinase 1, cytosolic-like isoform X2; the encoded protein is MHSSHLLLEEPIRMLSILEPSKASFFPAMTKIVGTLGPKSRSVEVISACLKAGMSVARFDFSWGGPEYHQETLENLKTAIKSTKKLCAVMLDTVGAEMQVVNKSEKSISLQADAQVVLTPDRGQEASSEILPINFDELAKSIKKGDTIFVGQYLFTGSETTSVWLEVSEVTGQDVVCTIKNSATLAGSLFTLHVSQVHIDLPTLTDKDKEVISTWGVKNKIDFLSLSYTRHAEDVRQAREFLSKLGDLSQTHIFAKIENVEGLTHFDEILQEADGIILSRGNLGIDLPPEKVFFFQKSALYKCNMAGKPAVLTRVVDSMTDNLRPTRAEATDVANAVLDGSDAILLGAETLRGLYPVETISTVGRICAEAEKVFNQDLYFKKTVKYVGEPMSHLESIASSAVRAAIKVKASVIICFTSSGRAARLIAKYRPTMPVLSVVIPRITTNQLKWSFSGAFEARQSLIVRGLFPILADPRHPAESTSASNESILKVALDHGKAAGVIKSHDRVVICQKVGDSSVVKIIELED
- the LOC114192287 gene encoding leucine-rich repeat receptor-like protein kinase PXC1: MKHPSSINLSLPLLPLTLALAFAIFCVAESAWQNDTLALTQFRLQTDTHGNLLSNWTGGDACSAAWLGVECSPNGRVVGLSLPSLNLRGPIDSLSPLLYLRFLDLHENRLNGTVYPLLNCTALELLYLSHNDFSGEIPPHISSLRLLLRLDISDNNIRGPIPDQVARLTHLLTLRLQNNALSGHVPDLSASLLNLTQLNVTNNELRGHVPDSMLSKFGNASFSGNHALCGSTPLPRCSETEPDTETTITVPSKPSSFPQTSSVTLSDTPKKKGLRAGVIVAIVVAVSVSVLVAISFVVAHCCAREGGGYGSAMGSESGKRKSGSSSGSEKKVYGNGGNFDRDSDGTNTETERSKLVFFDRRNQFELEDLLRASAEMLGKGCLGTVYRAVLDDGCTVAVKRLKDANPCERNEFEQYMDVVGKLKHPNIVRLRAYYYAKEEKLLVYDYLPNGSLHALLHGNRGPGRIPLDWTTRISLVLGAARGLARIHAEYNASKIPHGNVKSSNVLLDKNGVALISDFGLSLLLNPVHAIARLGGYRAPEQVEVKKLSQEADVYAFGVLVLEVLTGRAPSTQYPNSAARPRVEDEGEVDLPKWVRSVVKEEWTAEVFDEELLRYKNIEEELVAMLHVGVACVAAQPEKRPSMMEVVKMVEDLRVEQSPLGEDYDEARSRNSLSPSLPTTEDGLA
- the LOC114163662 gene encoding pyruvate kinase 1, cytosolic-like isoform X1, translating into MHSSHLLLEEPIRMLSILEPSKASFFPAMTKIVGTLGPKSRSVEVISACLKAGMSVARFDFSWGGPEYHQETLENLKTAIKSTKKLCAVMLDTVGAEMQVVNKSEKSISLQADAQVVLTPDRGQEASSEILPINFDELAKSIKKGDTIFVGQYLFTGSETTSVWLEVSEVTGQDVVCTIKNSATLAGSLFTLHVSQVHIDLPTLTDKDKEVISTWGVKNKIDFLSLSYTRHAEDVRQAREFLSKLGDLSQTHIFAKIENVEGLTHFDEILQEADGIILSRGNLGIDLPPEKVFFFQKSALYKCNMAGKPAVLTRVVDSMTDNLRPTRAEATDVANAVLDGSDAILLGAETLRGLYPVETISTVGRICAEAEKVFNQDLYFKKTVKYVGEPMSHLESIASSAVRAAIKVKASVIICFTSSGRAARLIAKYRPTMPVLSVVIPRITTNQLKWSFSGAFEDELPTHLRESLFTARQSLIVRGLFPILADPRHPAESTSASNESILKVALDHGKAAGVIKSHDRVVICQKVGDSSVVKIIELED